The DNA window CTGAAGCTGCCGGGCGGCGCGCCTCCGACGATGAGCGCCGCGGCGCAGGCCAGCTTCGGCACCATGGCCACGCTGGGCCAGACCATCTTCACCCAGTGGCTGCTTCCCTTCGAAGCGGTGAGCTTGCTGCTCCTGGTGGCGATGGTGGGCGCGGTGGTGGTGGCCAAGTCGCGAATCTGATCGCCCCGACCCGACAAAACTTTCTGTGCTAGATGGCGGCGCAGGTCGCCCGCTCGCGAGGCCCCGAATCGGCCATGGTCCCCATCCCCTACTACCTCCTGCTTGCCGCCGCCCTCTTCTGCATGGGCATGTTTGGCGTGATGGTGCGCCGCAACGCCCTGGTCGTGTTCATGTGCGTGGAGCTGATGCTCAACGCGGCGAACCTGACGTTCCTGGCGTTCGCCCGCATGCATGGCGACGTCATCGGACATGTCTCCGCCTTCTTCGTCATCGCGGTGGCCGCGTCTGAAGCCGCCATCGGGTTGGCCATTGTCATCGCCGTCTTCCGGAGCCGAGGCAGCGTCCTGGTGGAAGACCTCCGGACCATGAAGCACTGACGGACCCGCCAGGAGCCCATTCATGACCTCCCTCTCGGAATTCCTGCAGGTGGCGCCGGTCGCTCCGGATGTGCTGGCGCCGTCGCTGTGGCTCATCATCGCCCTGCCGCTCTTGGGCGCGTTCATCTGCGGCGTGTTCGGCAAGATGCTGGGCCGCGCCAACGTGCACCTCATCGCCTGCTCCACCGTGGGCGGCGCGTTCGTGCTGAGCGTGCTGGCCTTCTGGGCCACCAGCAGCATGGACCTGGAGAGCCGCCGGCTCCTGTCCTTCTTCGTCAACCCGTTCGGCCAGGACCGGGACTACGTGCGGTACGCCATCGCGTACGACTACGGCACCTGGTTCTCCGCGGGCGACTTCCGGGTGAACTTCGGGCTGATGGTGGACCATCTGTCCGGAATCCTGCTGCTGGTCATCACCGGCGTGGGCTTCCTCATCCACCTGTACTCCACCAGCTACATGGAGCACGACCCGGCCTACGCGCGGTTCTTCGCGTACCTGAACCTGTTCGTCGCGGCGATGCTCGTGCTGGTGATGGCCGACAACCTGGTCCTGCTCTTCGTGGGCTGGGAAGGCGTGGGCATGGCCAGCTACCTGCTCATCGGCTTCTGGTACGAAGACCCCGCGAAGGCGTGGGCCGGCCGCAAGGCGTTCGTCACCAACCGAATCGGTGACTTCGCGTTCCTCATCGCCACGTTCCTCATGGTCCTCACCGTGGGCGCCTTCACCCGCCAGGCGGATGAGCGCGACTTCACGTCGGTGGGCACCAGCAGCGAGCGCTACGCGTCGGCGCTGTCCGACAAGGGCCCCGTCACCTTCCTGGGCCTGCAGAAGATGGCCGAGGCGCTGCCCGACGGCGGCCCTGGCCAGGTGAACCTGTCCACCGTCATCAACGCCGGCCCGCTGGAGGGCTACACGTTCGGCGGGGTGATGACGGCCGCGCTGCTGCTGTTCCTCCTGGGTGCCGCGGGCAAGAGCGCGCAGCTTCCGCTGTACGTCTGGCTGCCGGACGCGATGGCCGGCCCGACGCCGGTCTCCGCCCTCATCCACGCCGCGACGATGGTCACCGCGGGTGTCTACCTGTTCAGCCGCATGTCCGCGCTGCTGGTGCTCAGCCCCACGGCCATGGCCACGGTGGCCATCATCGGCGCGCTGACCTCGCTGCTCGCGGCGCTCATCGCCTTCGCGCAGGACGACATCAAGAAGGTGCTGGCCTACTCCACCGTGTCCCAGCTGGGCATCATGTTCATGGGCGTGGGCATGGGCATCTTCTGGGCGGCGGTGCTCCACCTGGTGACGCACGCGTTCTTCAAGGCGTGCCTCTTCCTCGGCGCCGGCAGCGTGATGCACGGCAACGGGGATGAGACGGACATCAAGAAGCTGGGCGGCCTGCGCCGCGAGATGAAGTGGACCTGGGGCACGTTCTTCGTCGCCACCCTGGCCATCACCGGCATCGTCCCGCTGTCCGGCTTCTTCTCCAAGGACGCCATCTTCCACGGCGTGCACCACAACCACCTGGCGGGCCTGCCCTGGGTGTCCAGCGCCGTCTACTACCTGGGCCTGCTCATCGCCGCCTGCACCGCGTTCTACATGACGCGCGTGTACCTGCTGACCTTCGAGGGGCCCCGCTCCAAGGAGGCCCGCGTGGCCCACGCGCATGAGAGCGCGTGGCAGATGACGCTGCCCCTGGTGGTGCTGGCGATTCTCAGCGTGGTGTCGTCCGTGTACGCGTGGCCGCTGTTGAAGGCCTCTGGCGACGGCCGGCCGCAGCCGGTTTTCGAGAACTTCCTGAGCCCGGTCTTCTCCGCGATGAACCGCGTGGTGGCCACGGGCAAGACGGTGGAGCTGGACACCAGCGTTCCGGCGCTGGGTGACTACGTCTTCGCGTGGCTCGTCGCCGTGTCCGGCGGCGCGCTGGCGGGCTTCCTGTACCTGAAGTTCTTCCCGTCTCGCGCGGGCCAGCCGGTTCCGGCGTTCGCCCGGGCGGTGCGCCGCGCGGCGCAGAACAAGTTCTACGTGGATGAGCTGTACGAGCTGGTCATCATCCGGCCCGTGAAGTTCACCGCCTTCATCCTCTTCCGTGTGGTGGACGCGCTCCTCATCGACACCGTGGCGGTTCGCGGCACGGCGTGGGTGACGGCGCGAGTGGGCAGCGCGCTGCGCTACGTCCAGTCGGGCGACGCGCAGGCCTACGCCGCAGTGATGGCCCTCGCCCTTGTGGGCGGCGTGGCTTACGCCCTCATCCAGGTGCTGCAATGAGCTTCTTCGACACCCACCTGCTCAACCTCGTCGTCTTCCTGCCGCTGGTCTTCGCGGCGCTGGTGCTGCTGCTGCCCGCGGGTGAGTCCGGGCAGATTCGCACCGTCACGTTCATCGGCATGGTCATCGACATGCTCGTGGGCGTGTGGGCGTACCTCCGCTTCGAGACGGGCGGCCCCGAGTTCCAGATGGAGTATCGGGTGCACTGGTTCAAGGAGTTCGGGCTGAGCTACCACCTGGGCGTGGATGGCCTGGCCGTGAGCCTGCTCCTGCTCACCGTGTTCCTGGGCCCCCTGGTGGTGCTGGCCTCCACCACGTACATCAGCCACCGCATCAAGGAGTTCCACCTGGCGCTGCTGGTGCTCCAGACGACGATGCTGGGCGCGCTGGTGTCGCTGGACGTGCTGCTCTTCTACATCTTCTTCGAGGCCATGCTCATCCCCATGTACCTGCTGGTGGGTGTGTGGGGCGCCGAGGACCGCCAGATGGCGGCGGTGAAGTTCTTCCTCTACACGCTGGTCGGCTCGCTGCTGATGCTGGTGGCGCTCATCGCCGTGTACTTCATCGCGCTGCCCCCGGGCGCGCGCTCGTTCGACTACGCGAGCATCTACAACGGCCTGTTGGACGCGAACCGGCAGCTCTCGGCGTGCAAGGCAGGTCCCGCGGGTGCGTGTGACTCGCTCACGGGCATGGCCGCGACGATGTACACCTGGGGCCCGTGGCTGTTCGCCGCCTTCGCGCTGGCGTTCGCCATCAAGGTTCCGATGTGGCCGGTGCACACCTGGTTGCCGGACGCGCACGTCCAGGCGCCGGTGGCGGGCTCCATGATTCTGGCCGGCGTGATGCTGAAGATGGGCACCTTCGGCTTCTGGCGCTACGCGATTCCGCTCTTCCCGGTGGCCGCGCAGCAGGCGCGCCCGTTCCTGGCGACGCTGTCCGTGATTGGCATCGTCTACGGCGCGCTGATGTGCCTGGCGCAGCGGGACATCAAGAAGCTGATTGCCTACTCGTCCGTGAGCCACCTGGGCTACTGCATGCTGGGCATGCTGGCCGTGACGGCCGAGGGTGCCACGGGCAGCGCGTACCAGATGCTCAACCACGGCATCTCGACGGGCGCGCTGTTCCTCCTGTTCGGCTTCCTCTACGAGCGCCGCCACTCGCGGCTCATGGCGGACTTCGGCGGCATCGCGAAGGTGATGCCGGTGTTCACCGTGGCCTTCATCATCATCACCTTCTCCTCGGTGGCGGTGCCGGGCACCAACGGCTTCATCGGTGAGTTCCTGGTGCTGCTGGGCACCTTCAAGAGCGACCTGGGCGCGGCCGCGGGCAACCCGCACCTGACGACGGTGTTCGGCGCGTTCGCCACGCTGGGCGTCATCCTGGGCGCGGCCTACATGCTGTGGATGGTGCAGAAGGTGTTCTTCGGCAGCCTCACGCACCGGGAGAACCAGCACCTGAGCGACATGAACCTGCGCGAGATGCTCACGGTGCTGCCCTTCATCATCCTCGTGGGGGTGATGGGCCTGATGCCGCAGCCGTTCCTGGACCGCATCGAGCCGTCCACCGACCGCTTCATCGCCCGCGCCCGCGTGGGCACCCCCGGCGCCAACCTTGCGTTGGACCAGCTGCGCGTGGAGGTGATGTCCGTGGCCTCCGACTCCACGGTGGCGCTGCCGGGCACGCCTTCCCCGCTCGCCGCCCGGGTTGTTCCTTCGACTCGGCCGTCCGCCGACTGAGTTCCCACCATGATCCTGCCCAACCTCACCCTGGCAGACTTCCTCCCGCTGCTGCCCGCCATCATCCTGGCGGTGGGCGCTTGCGTCCTGTTGTTGTCGGAGGTGTTCCTCGCCGCCACCTCGTCGCGCTCGTATCAGGCGGTGCTCGCCGTGGTGGCGTCGGTGGCGGCCGGCGCCGTGGCCCTGGCCTCCATGTTCGAGCCGGCGGGCGAGGTGTTCCTCGGCTTCGGCGTGATGGACCCGTTCTCCAGCTTCCTCACCTTCGTGGTGTGCCTGGGGCTGGGGCTGGCGTCGCTGAGCTCCGTGAGCTTCCTTCGCAAGCGAGGCGCGGAGCGCGGTGAGTTCTACGCGCTGATGCTCTTCGCCGGCGCGGGCATGAGCCTGCTGGCGCTGTCCAACGAGCTCATCACCCTGTTCGTCAACATCGAGGTCCTCTCCATCGCGACCTACGCGCTGACGTCGTACCTGCGGCGCGGCACGCGGCCCTCCGAGGCGGGCTTCAAGTACTTCATCCTGGGCGCGTTCTCCTCCGCGGTGCTGCTGTACGGCGCGGCGCTGGTGTACGGCGCCACGGGCACCACCAAGCTGACGGCGATGGCCGGCCCCCTGGCGAGCGCGCTCGCGACGCAGCCGGCGCTGGTCTACACGGGCCTCATCCTCCTGGGCGCGGGCTTCGCCTTCAAGGTGGCCGCGGTGCCGTTCCACATGTGGACACCGGACGTGTACGAGGGTGCCCCCACCCCCGTCACCGCGCTGATGAGCGCGGGCGTGAAGGCCGCGGCCTTCGCGGCGCTGGTCCGCGTGTTCCTCACGATGGGCAAGAGCATCGACCCGCATCTGCCCCTGGTGCTGTTCTCCACCATGGCGTTCCTCACCATGGTCGTGGGCAACCTGCTGGCGATTCCGCAGCGCAACGTGAAGCGCATGCTGGCGTACTCGTCCATCGCGCACGCCGGCTACCTGCTGGTGGGCGTGGCGGCGCTCTTCGTCACCGCGCCGGGCGAGCAGTTCCGGCTGCTCGGTCCGTCCGAGCTGACGGGTGGCTCGCCTCTGGAGCTGGTGCGCTCGCAGGCGCTGCGCGGCATCCTGTTCTACCTCCTGGCGTATACCTTCAGCGCGGTGGGTGCCTTCACCCTGGTGTCCGTGCTCGAGCGCCGCGAGGACGAGGAGAAGGGCACCGCGTGGGACCTGGAGCGCTTCAGCGGACTCGCGCAGCGCCGTCCGGGTTGGGCGGTGGCCATGGCCGCGTTCATGCTGTCGCTGGGCGGGATTCCTCCCACCATCGGCTTCATGAGCAAGCTGCTCATCTTCCAGAGCGCGGTGGACTCGGGCCTCATCGGCCTGGCCATCATCGGCGTGCTCTCCAGCGCGGCGGGCGTCTATTACTACCTGCGCGTGGTGGTCTACATGTTCATGCGCCCGGTGCCCGAGGGTGCCCAGACGCTGGAGCGCAGCTGGTCCACCGAGCTGGCCCTGGTGCTCTCCACCGCGGGCGTCATCATCCTCGGCATCCTGCCCGGCCCGCTCACCAGCTGGCTGGTGCAGGCCAGCAGCATCTTCAGCGGCCAGTAGGCCCTGCCTCCGCTACGGGGTTTCGCCCCGTGGCTCACTCCGCCCGCCCCGGCTTCGTGCCCGGGCGGGCGTTGTCGTTTCAGGGGGCCTCCGGGCTGGGGGCTCCCGCTACGGCGCGAGCTTGGGGAGCGCTCCGCGCAGCTCGTAGGTCTCCAGGCTCACCTCCGCGCCCAGCTCCCGGAGCCGCTGCTCGAGTGGCTCATCATCCGTCATCACCACGTTCAGGAACGGGCGGGACTCTCCCATCAAGGAGAAGGCGGCTTCCATCAGCGCCCTCGCGTGTCCCAGGGACTCGGCGAAGAAGGGGAAGAGCAACCGGCTCCCGGCGCGGAAGTCCATCAAGCCCAGGGGACTCGTCGACTCGCCGCCGCCCTCATGCGCCAGTCGCAGCAGCCGGTGGCCCGTCTGCGTCCCGAAGCGGGCCAGCTTGCCCGGCAACATCCGCCAGGCCTCCGTCAGCGGCTCGCAGTGGCTCGGCTCGATGGGCACCACCACCAGTCCCGTGGGCACCGGGGGCAGTTGCTCCAGGTGGGCCCGGGTCACCTTCAGGTTGATGGCCGACCGCTCGCGCCGCAGGCC is part of the Myxococcus landrumus genome and encodes:
- the nuoK gene encoding NADH-quinone oxidoreductase subunit NuoK — its product is MVPIPYYLLLAAALFCMGMFGVMVRRNALVVFMCVELMLNAANLTFLAFARMHGDVIGHVSAFFVIAVAASEAAIGLAIVIAVFRSRGSVLVEDLRTMKH
- the nuoL gene encoding NADH-quinone oxidoreductase subunit L; its protein translation is MTSLSEFLQVAPVAPDVLAPSLWLIIALPLLGAFICGVFGKMLGRANVHLIACSTVGGAFVLSVLAFWATSSMDLESRRLLSFFVNPFGQDRDYVRYAIAYDYGTWFSAGDFRVNFGLMVDHLSGILLLVITGVGFLIHLYSTSYMEHDPAYARFFAYLNLFVAAMLVLVMADNLVLLFVGWEGVGMASYLLIGFWYEDPAKAWAGRKAFVTNRIGDFAFLIATFLMVLTVGAFTRQADERDFTSVGTSSERYASALSDKGPVTFLGLQKMAEALPDGGPGQVNLSTVINAGPLEGYTFGGVMTAALLLFLLGAAGKSAQLPLYVWLPDAMAGPTPVSALIHAATMVTAGVYLFSRMSALLVLSPTAMATVAIIGALTSLLAALIAFAQDDIKKVLAYSTVSQLGIMFMGVGMGIFWAAVLHLVTHAFFKACLFLGAGSVMHGNGDETDIKKLGGLRREMKWTWGTFFVATLAITGIVPLSGFFSKDAIFHGVHHNHLAGLPWVSSAVYYLGLLIAACTAFYMTRVYLLTFEGPRSKEARVAHAHESAWQMTLPLVVLAILSVVSSVYAWPLLKASGDGRPQPVFENFLSPVFSAMNRVVATGKTVELDTSVPALGDYVFAWLVAVSGGALAGFLYLKFFPSRAGQPVPAFARAVRRAAQNKFYVDELYELVIIRPVKFTAFILFRVVDALLIDTVAVRGTAWVTARVGSALRYVQSGDAQAYAAVMALALVGGVAYALIQVLQ
- a CDS encoding complex I subunit 4 family protein is translated as MSFFDTHLLNLVVFLPLVFAALVLLLPAGESGQIRTVTFIGMVIDMLVGVWAYLRFETGGPEFQMEYRVHWFKEFGLSYHLGVDGLAVSLLLLTVFLGPLVVLASTTYISHRIKEFHLALLVLQTTMLGALVSLDVLLFYIFFEAMLIPMYLLVGVWGAEDRQMAAVKFFLYTLVGSLLMLVALIAVYFIALPPGARSFDYASIYNGLLDANRQLSACKAGPAGACDSLTGMAATMYTWGPWLFAAFALAFAIKVPMWPVHTWLPDAHVQAPVAGSMILAGVMLKMGTFGFWRYAIPLFPVAAQQARPFLATLSVIGIVYGALMCLAQRDIKKLIAYSSVSHLGYCMLGMLAVTAEGATGSAYQMLNHGISTGALFLLFGFLYERRHSRLMADFGGIAKVMPVFTVAFIIITFSSVAVPGTNGFIGEFLVLLGTFKSDLGAAAGNPHLTTVFGAFATLGVILGAAYMLWMVQKVFFGSLTHRENQHLSDMNLREMLTVLPFIILVGVMGLMPQPFLDRIEPSTDRFIARARVGTPGANLALDQLRVEVMSVASDSTVALPGTPSPLAARVVPSTRPSAD
- a CDS encoding NADH-quinone oxidoreductase subunit N, whose product is MILPNLTLADFLPLLPAIILAVGACVLLLSEVFLAATSSRSYQAVLAVVASVAAGAVALASMFEPAGEVFLGFGVMDPFSSFLTFVVCLGLGLASLSSVSFLRKRGAERGEFYALMLFAGAGMSLLALSNELITLFVNIEVLSIATYALTSYLRRGTRPSEAGFKYFILGAFSSAVLLYGAALVYGATGTTKLTAMAGPLASALATQPALVYTGLILLGAGFAFKVAAVPFHMWTPDVYEGAPTPVTALMSAGVKAAAFAALVRVFLTMGKSIDPHLPLVLFSTMAFLTMVVGNLLAIPQRNVKRMLAYSSIAHAGYLLVGVAALFVTAPGEQFRLLGPSELTGGSPLELVRSQALRGILFYLLAYTFSAVGAFTLVSVLERREDEEKGTAWDLERFSGLAQRRPGWAVAMAAFMLSLGGIPPTIGFMSKLLIFQSAVDSGLIGLAIIGVLSSAAGVYYYLRVVVYMFMRPVPEGAQTLERSWSTELALVLSTAGVIILGILPGPLTSWLVQASSIFSGQ
- a CDS encoding GNAT family N-acetyltransferase; the protein is MAVEVGSLPCPWVLRLGRPDEYETFARLFTELGLEEPPPPESMWVEDMASRTFFAEGPDGAVGGYSTTDVLGAWGYVGQLVVAPFARRQGLGRWLMRHAAQRFHSQGCQFWALNVKRDNVAALGLYTSLGLRRERSAINLKVTRAHLEQLPPVPTGLVVVPIEPSHCEPLTEAWRMLPGKLARFGTQTGHRLLRLAHEGGGESTSPLGLMDFRAGSRLLFPFFAESLGHARALMEAAFSLMGESRPFLNVVMTDDEPLEQRLRELGAEVSLETYELRGALPKLAP